From the Planctomycetia bacterium genome, the window GGCGATCATTTGCGTGCGCCTGCTGCGCCGCTTTCTGCGCCACCGGCCCGTTTGCCTGGTCGAAATCAGCATCTGTGACCTGAAGGTAATGCTTCGCCGCCACCGCCTGACTGTTGCCAATCCAATCGCAAACGACGTGGATGGGGTGCGTCTGGGTCAGCTCAGTCTGCCGGGTGGCCCGCAAGTTGTGCCACAGTTTCGGCCAAGGCTTCAGCCCAGCCTTGCGAATGATTCGCTCAAGTTGCGTCCGCAGATTGCTATTCCTGTCCCGATAGCCGGTGATCACGAACTCGGTTCCGGGTTGGGCTTCGTCAAATGCCGCTTCTAGATGACTCCTCAGTTCTGGAAACAACGGGATGACGCGCGATTCCTTGCCCTCATGATGGGCCGTTTTGGGAGAATGGACAGTCAGCCGGCCCAGCGCCCAATCCACGTCTCCCCATCGAACGCCCAAGTGTTCGCTTGGACAACGCAAGCCACCAAATCGCGACAGAGCGAACAACAACCTCCATTCAGCGCTTGGACAGGCCTCTAGGACCTTCTGTGCCATGTCCTCGGTCACAAAGAAGTCGCGCTCTCGGTTTGCCTGGACATTGCACCCTTTCATATCACCAAAGGGGTTTTCGGAGATCATCCGCTTACGAGTGGCGGCCCGGAAGAACTGCTTAGCCCGTCCACAGATCCGTCGAACTGTGTTGTCGCCGAGTCGCGTGAGAAGATGCAAACGGAATTCGTCGGCATCGCCCGGCGTGACCTCCTCCAAAGGCTTGTCTGCCCCGAAGAATTTGAGCACGTCGACCATGGCGCGCTCAAGGTGCGCTCGCGTGTT encodes:
- a CDS encoding tyrosine-type recombinase/integrase, which gives rise to MRVEQLLVAKLTGNAVAADTAHWIAELDARLADKLTRVGLIPRPTTKTVLALGPFLTEYIASRTDVKPNTRAHLERAMVDVLKFFGADKPLEEVTPGDADEFRLHLLTRLGDNTVRRICGRAKQFFRAATRKRMISENPFGDMKGCNVQANRERDFFVTEDMAQKVLEACPSAEWRLLFALSRFGGLRCPSEHLGVRWGDVDWALGRLTVHSPKTAHHEGKESRVIPLFPELRSHLEAAFDEAQPGTEFVITGYRDRNSNLRTQLERIIRKAGLKPWPKLWHNLRATRQTELTQTHPIHVVCDWIGNSQAVAAKHYLQVTDADFDQANGPVAQKAAQQAHANDRQESQAVLALTPQPLELPGVAATCDTVQQSQAPPVGLEPTTMRLTGAVPRSSRMHASSVWAIIYANPGSFANHCI